The following DNA comes from Grus americana isolate bGruAme1 chromosome 22, bGruAme1.mat, whole genome shotgun sequence.
TATACCCCCCAGTCCCACTCCAGCATCCTCCTAGCTCACTGGACCTCCAGCCTCCTCCACTTCCAGCCTGAGAAGAAAGCAGGCAGCAGGTCCTCTAGCCAGGGCATGGGGATGCCACCGTCCCCATCGCTGCCCAGGGCCAGCTCTGCCACCACCCAGCACGGCTGGCCCcgggctccccctgccccagcacagctgccGATTCTCACTTTCGGATTCACTCCTCCAGCCTTTTCTGGAAATCCCAAAAAATAACAGAgcctgcagctcttcctgcGTGTGCCTGCAGCTCTTCTTGCGTGTGCCTGCACTTTCTCAgcagccagcccctgcccagcctgctgcCCCACTGCCTGCAGCTCGTTTGTGCCCTCACTCCAAGCTGTAGCTGGGCTTATGGCAccaggccccctccctgccccacagcccctgcaCCGGCACCGTGGCTGAGCTGTGGGTGCAGCCCCCGGCTCCCACCCACCACCATGCAGTGGGAGCGGTGGGAGCAGCGAAGCTGCTGCACACCCCGCAGCATGGGAACGGCCTTGGCCTCCCCCAGGGATTTGGGGTTAAGCAGCTGCTCCCCAAgtcctgctggggctggtgggggacCCGAGGTGCTGGAGGTCCCCACGGACCCTTcctgccaccaccaccttctCCCCAGCCGCTGTGCAGAGCCGGTGTGagctgccccccagccagggagagcccaggcacagaggtgtcTCGGCCGGtggcagcagaggggctggtggAGGACGTGCTCTGTCCCCCGTCCCTGCTCAGGGACAGGAGAGCTGccctggggaagcagcaggacTGCTGCCTCCAAACAGGCGAGGGCAGGAAGAGCACAGCGTGGGTGGCTCGTGCCTGCACGGTCCCACAGGCAGCATGTCTGCCCACCGTCCCCTGCCCACCAGCCTCAGCCCAGGGAGGGGCTCAGCACGCTCGGGGTCCTGGGGCACAGACAGGCTCAGCCTGGGGAACTCACGTCTGTGAGACTTGGGACTTGCAACTCTCCAGCACcagggcaggatcaggccctggATGGACTCGGATATGCATGATGgaccagcacaggctggggacatcagccaGGTCTGACCCGCTCCAGCGCCAGCGCCCTCCCCCACCAGCACTGGCCCTGGGCCACCCGACCTTCACGTGAGGCCAAATCCCACGGTGACGCACGGCGGTGACGGGGGATGTGCCCAGCCCCGGGGGCAAGCGAGGGGTTCACCTCCAGCCCACGGTGCCCACGGCTGGTTCCCGGGCAGAGAGCAGGGAGATGTGCTGTTCGGCCCCAGGGGGAGCAGGAGACCCCAGTGAGGTCCCCAAGGAAACTGGGCACAGACGGTGCACTGGCACCGGCCTCTGGCTGCATGGGAGCACCGGGAGGTCTCCTCACCATCACCGCGTGGGGCACAGCCCGACCGCTCTCACAACAGTTTGCAGCAGGCGCGGGCAGGGGCACAGGGTCCCTCCAGCCACCCTGAGGAGGGGCCGACGCCTCCGCCCAGGGAACCGGGTCCCGGGGGCAGAGGGACCGGAGCTTGGCCAGCACCACGGGAACGGCCCCCACACCGGGTATTAATAGCACCGGAGCAATCCCGGCTTAAAATAGACTGCCAGGAGTGGGGAGGCGGCTCCCGGGCGGATGCGACCTATTGTGTCAGAGAGCATCGCCGGCATAACTGCAATTAGGGGGGGTCTCATTAGGAAAGCATGCATGTTACCCACTGCCCACCCACGTGGGAGACCCCCAGAGCCCCTCTCTGGCCCACGGCCTGGCCGGTGCCCCCGCCCGGGCACAGCACGGCTCCGGGGAGGTGTCGGGAGCTGGCCAGGCCAGGCCCAAGGCTCAGCGCCTTCGCAGGAGGCAGCACGGGAAAGCAGAAGGTGCTCAGGAGCCAGGAGCAGGAATCTCCTCAccggcacccatgggtgccctgAGCAGGACAGAGCGATGCTGCAGTGCGGCccccatggcagcagcagcgtggctgTGCGGGGGGACGGCGGCGGCTGGACGGGGCGATCCACAGCCACGCAAAGAGGACAGGCCTGGCCCGGCAGCGCACGAAGCCTGAGCCAGGCTTTGCCCTTGGGGACCCGCGGTACCGGGCAGGGTGAGGGGATGCCGTGCCGGCCCTGGCCAAGAGCAGCCCCGGTGAGCCCGGTGCCGCGGGCAGGGAGCAAACCCCGGCGCCCGGCCGGACGTGCGGGTGACCCCCGGGCACCGATccggggctgcagctgccccgCGGCTCCACAAACCCGCCCCGCGGGTGCGGGCAGTGCCCGGCCGAGCACGGCGggagctcgggggggggggggggcggcgggcacGGCGGGCCGGTAGTGCCGGTGCCCGTTGGCTCCGGGGTCGGGGAACGCGGGGCACCCTGCGCAGGTGCCGGGCGGCGCCGGTCCCGGGGGGCGCCGGAGCCCGCTCCGGGACGGGGACGGGAGGACGGGAGGACGGGAGGACGGGAGGGGCCGGGCCCGGTGCGGGGCTCTCACCTTCATGATGCTggcccggggcgcggcgggcgcggggctcCGCTCCGCCGAGTCCTcgcggctgctgctgcccgagcccgagccggggctgccactgccgccgccgccgccgccaccaccgcGGGGCCCGTTgggcagcggggcggcggggcggggcgagcccggcggcggggcgcccCGGGGCCCCTCCGCCATCCCCCGCGGCCTCAGGGCAGCGGCCGCCGCGGGGCCCCGGGCGCCCCCGGAGCctgcgcccgccgccgccgccgctgctgcggGCTCAGTGGCGGAgcgggcgggaggcggcgcggcCGGGAGGAGGGgacgggccgggccgggggcggggacgCGGCCGGGGACGGcgcggcccccccgccccgggctgcagcggcggggagcggggacggGCACCGGGTACCGGCAcctcccgccgccgggcccccccccccccccccccccccccccggcctccGCCCAGCGCCGCAGCGCCCGGGCCCGGCGGCCGCCCCATCCCGGTGGGACCCCGGCCAAGCCCGCATCTTGCAGCCGGGCACCCCCACCCAGCCCACGCCCTGCAGCCTGGTACCCGAAACGGGCCTGCACCCTGCAGCCTGGCACCCAAACCCAGCCCACGCCCTGCAACCTTGGTACCTGCAGCCTGGCACCCAAAACAGCCCTGCACCCTGCAGCCTGGCACTCAAATCGACCTCGCACCCTGCAGCCTGGCACCCAAATTTACCTTgcaccctgcagcccagcacccaaACCGAGCCTGCACCCTGCAGCCTAGCCCTACCTAGCGGAGCACCCCCTTGCCaagcctgcagcctccagcgGGGTCAGCACccaggcaggggcagagggcAACTAGAGCCGGCACTGCCACGCTGAGCTGAGCAGCTGCCGCCGGGTGAAGCCCTGGGCCAGCACAGCTCTCCCGGGCAGGGCGCTCGAGGCTTTTGCTGTGGGACCGGGTCACTGCCGGGCCTCTGGGAAGGGCTGTGCTTGCCCTGGGTGCAGGCGACCGCAGGGCATGCGTGGCACAGGCAGCAGGACCAGCAGCCCCTCTGGGGTCTTTGGGCTGGATTCAGTTGTGCAGGTCTCTGCCAGCGCAGGGCTGCCCGTGAGCCCCCCCATGGACCCCCCCGGAGCCCGGCTTCACCACCCCAGCCTTTATCCAGCCACCACGCACCCCACTCCCCACTAAACCCCAGCCCGTACCCCGCTGATGCCAGGCACACCCGATGCTGGCTGGCCCAGCACCAGTGTCCTCGCTACACAGCCACCCCAGGCATGCCTCCCCCCCAGGTGCAGGCACCACTTCTCCCCTACTTCCAGCGGGAATTTTGCTCCAGGCTTTTTTaccagcagggatggggggaagggGCCTTAGCCCCATTTTTTAACCCCGGTGGAGGTTTTGGCTGCGCCGAGGGGATGCTTTGTGCGGACCTTGTTCAAGACATTGtcctctgccagcagcctggcTTGTCCCCACCccggcagcagctgcctgcacagcaggTTCCCCAAGCACCGCGGCTCACTAGCCCTTGAAATAAATCTTAACaagcaggaggggaaaggacTAGTCCCTCCCGCCTGGTACATTTGTGCCTCAAAGTCACAAACAGCCTGATGCTCCCAGAGCCCCAGCCAGCCGCTGAACTGGTTAAATATTCAtggctgccccttccccaggacCCCAGAGGAAACAACAGCAACTTCTCAATCACCAGAACAGAGTCAGGGCTGCCATCAAGCAATCTCTTTAATgaggattaaaaataatagtacaaaaaaaaaaatcaatcccaGAGCGATgccctttctttatttttgagagataatcctcttttattttgcttctgttttttaaaacgTTAAAAGCAGCCCTTGCTGGAGCTTATTGTCTCCCAAACCAGCGGATGTGCActgcagcctggcagaggggctgctcCACAGCAGCTGGCACCTGTCACCACCGGCCACCCCGTGCCCTGCCTGcggtgtccctgcctgcggtGTACCTGCCCACAGCGTCCCTGCCAGGGGACAAAATGCCTCAAGGCCTCAGAGCTCAGCACAGGGATGAGCCCAGCTCCCACACAGGCCTGAGGCTCcactgctcctcctgctcctaGGGAGGTTTTTGCTGTCTCCCCTGCACCAGCTGCGGGCTGTGACGGCTGAGGAGTCCCTCAGGAAAGGCACGGGAACCCACACCGCTGTGGCTGCTGGCGGGGACTGCCAAGGCACTGAGCAGAGCGGGGCAAGCCATGGCCGCCGGTGGCCCCGCGACGCTCACAAGCGCCCGCGGTCCCACCCTGCGCCCAGAACAGCCCTGCAAAGGGCCAGGTTTGCTGGTGACCGCCTGGGGCTGGGCCCAGGGCTGGCGTGTGCTGCAGgtcctgctccatccctgcgGGCAGCACCAAGTGGGGTGCCCACCAGTGCCCGGCATCTGCCAGCACCATGGAGCAGGGGAACGGTTGAGCTCGCTGGCTCCATCCGCTCAACTCAGCCAAACCCTCCAGGGCTGGGCACTTTCGCCCTCACACCCCCTGCCAGGGACTCGGGTCCGCTCCCTCCTCTGAGGGCACACGCCAAGCGAaccccaggggcaggagggctgcaggaCCCCCGGGCTGCCCTAGGAGATAACAGTGTTCTGGATGAGCTGCAGCAGCCGCTCCTCCCGCAGGACCCTGGGCATGGGGACGGGGGAGCCCAGCGCCTCCCGCAGCCGGGAGAAGGCCCCGGCCCCCACCAGGTGCAGGCGCAGGGGCCCGATGCTGCCCTTGAAGCGGAAGGACTTATAGATGGGGAAATCCTCCTGCAGACACTGgtccagctgcagagagagggCAGGCTGCCCGTGCTGGTCTGACACCGGCTGTCCCAGTGGAGCAGCCATCACCCCCCCCCCGTAGCACCCGGGGCCCGCCggcggctgcagcccccccccgggcagggcagggccaggCTGTACCCGTGCCCCCCggccatcccccccccccccccgcagcgaAGCATCCTGGAGGCGCTGAGGCTGCCAGGCCAGCACCGCCACCGCGTGGCTGCGGCCACCCCGCTGCCTCGCCTGCCCGGCTGGcaaggtgcaggcagggagacctgcctgcctgcctgcctgcaggatCTGCCCTGGGGCAGAGCCCGTGTCCCCCTCACCTTGTAGCGCTGCCCCTCCGACAGGTCCCGCAGGCCCCGCAGCTCCACGAACACCTCGTAGTGGGGGGCGCAGGCCCCCGAGGAGGCGCCTGCAGCAGCACCGTGATGACGTTAAAGCcacccgcagcccccagccctgccaggccCAGGCAGCCCAGGGCCGAGCAGGATGCaggagggctggcagagccctgggcaccaCCAGCTGCACTTTTCGGGGGATtcaggcagctctggggggggACTCACCCAGCAGGGCGCTCTCCACACAGACGTAGTCGACCAGGCGAGCGCCCGGCCACATGCCCACGGCGCGGCACAAGCTCTGGAAGAACCGTTCCTCGGAGATGCTCTCGCCCCGCACACTCAGTACCTGGCTCTCCCTGCGGTGTGGGGGGCCAAGGTGGGCGTCCTGTGCCGGGGGTGCTGCTGGCACCATCCCATCCAGATCCTGCCCAGCACAGGGTCCCCCACACAGCCCCCCGAGGTGAGGGACAGGGGTGTCCTCACCTGCGCATGGGCTCCACCACAGGACACTGCTTGTGGAAGCCAGCCACCCTCAGCACCTCCCCGGCACAGCACCTGCGTGGGCAGGGGGAACGTGAGAGTGGCCAGTGCTGGGcatgtggggctggggtgggcagcCCCCCGGGACCACcgcagctgggaggaggcacCTGTACTCTCCGGGCCGGGCTGTGAGGACCAGCCCGTACTCGCGTCCCTCCCAGAGCTCGCCCAGCAGCACCGTCCGTGgctcctcctcagctgggcagggcagaAACTCGCAGAAAGCCCAGTCAGGGCACAGCAGGAATCGGGGTGCTGGCTCCTCTGGCCACAGGTTCACAccgagcagggctgggcagaaGGCAGCGCGTGTCAGCATGAGCCCCAGACTCCCCCCGTCCCTGCCCACGCAGCCTCAACCCCCTCCAAGAGACAGAGCTGTTTTCGGACAGCAGACAGGTCACTCCAAGGGGGGATGTGGCACAGAGATGCACCCACATCTGGAGAGGCAGGGGAGGGTTGTGTTGCCATAATGCAGCGGTTTCCCGAGTGCACCCAGGGCAGGCCCTGGTGACAGTCCCACGCGGGGGACACTCACCTCCCGCCGTCCGGTAGAACGGGCAGTAGAACGGCAGCCCCTTGCAGTCGCCCTTGCGGAGGGCATCGCAGTACAGCTGCTCTGTTCCATACGCcgttcccaccaccaccacctccagctGCGGCCACAGGCGCTGCACAATGCCCTCAAAGCCATGGGTGCACTCTGCCTGGACCTCAGCCGCTCTGGTGGCATCGGGGACCAGCAGTGCCTGCAGCCGGCTCCGCGCATCCTCAGGCAGCCCGGGCTGGGGGCTCAGCCTGCCCAGCGCCAGGTCCTGGGCCAGCGCGGGCcagccggtgtgcagggctGCCAGCGCGTCGTGCAGCTCAGCAGCCAGCCCGACCTCCAACACGCGCAGAGCACGTGCCTGCAGGGCGAAGAGCAGCTGCACCCGCAGAGCAGCAGCGCGCGAAGGCAGAGCACCTGCCTCAGCCGGGGTGCAGTACAGGGTGGGCAGGGGCCAGCCCGCCGGGGTGCAGGGGTGGCCAGGcgtccaggaaagcagagccgTGCCCCGGGGGGCCAGTGACTGCGGGAAGGTGGTGCGGAGGGCATCCAGGTAGAGCAGGGACCCCTGCGCGGGGAGAGGTAGGGGTCAGGCGGGGCAGACCAAGGCGGCAGCGCGACCCTCCCCGTATGGGGTGCCtgtgctcccctccctgccccattgCCCCCGTACCTGCAGAGGGGGGTTGGTGCCCCAGCAGCTGCGGAGCAGAGCCCAGGGGTGCAGCGAAGTGACCTGACCCTCCGACACCCCGTcggggcagctctgccccaggggGTGTCGCTCCCGGAAAGCTTCCGAGTCTGCCGAGAGAGGCAGGGGATGAGCGGGGGGCGCGacccccgggacacccccccatccccatccccacccgtCGCTCCGCCGCCCCCTCTCACCGCGGGCCGTGCCGGGGGGCAGCAGCCGCCGCAGCCGCCGCTCCTGGCTGAGCCGCACCTCGCTGCCCAGCACCTCCAGCCGCCGCCGGTACCAGCCcgcggcgcagcgcagcgcggACCGGGCCAGGCGGTGCCGCAacgcgggggcggcgggcagcgccacggccaCGGTCACCACCACGGCCACGGCCACCGCCACGGCCACCGCCACGGCGGGCAGCATCCCGGCGCCCGCACCGCCGCTGCCGGCACAGCCCGACCGCCGCCCCCGAGCAGAGACCCGGACACCGGGACCCCCCTCGTCCCCCGCCTCGGGCAccggccccgggcccggcctgccccccccccccccccgggctgttCCGCCTCCGGCAGAAATGACGAGCAATGATCGCGACCGGCACCGCCCCCGCCGTCAGCTCcgcctttatttttattttcattttctactttCTGCAAAAAACACAACgcggccgcggccccggccaccccccccgccccccagaGAATTAAATCGCAATGAAAACCTAAGAGCAAA
Coding sequences within:
- the GHDC gene encoding GH3 domain-containing protein encodes the protein MLPAVAVAVAVAVAVVVTVAVALPAAPALRHRLARSALRCAAGWYRRRLEVLGSEVRLSQERRLRRLLPPGTARDSEAFRERHPLGQSCPDGVSEGQVTSLHPWALLRSCWGTNPPLQGSLLYLDALRTTFPQSLAPRGTALLSWTPGHPCTPAGWPLPTLYCTPAEAGALPSRAAALRVQLLFALQARALRVLEVGLAAELHDALAALHTGWPALAQDLALGRLSPQPGLPEDARSRLQALLVPDATRAAEVQAECTHGFEGIVQRLWPQLEVVVVGTAYGTEQLYCDALRKGDCKGLPFYCPFYRTAGALLGVNLWPEEPAPRFLLCPDWAFCEFLPCPAEEEPRTVLLGELWEGREYGLVLTARPGEYRCCAGEVLRVAGFHKQCPVVEPMRRESQVLSVRGESISEERFFQSLCRAVGMWPGARLVDYVCVESALLGASSGACAPHYEVFVELRGLRDLSEGQRYKLDQCLQEDFPIYKSFRFKGSIGPLRLHLVGAGAFSRLREALGSPVPMPRVLREERLLQLIQNTVIS